A segment of the bacterium genome:
GGCGATGGAAGCCGGAGTCCACCCGATCTATCTCCATCGAGCTTTTCGGAAACATTACGGCCAATCGATCGGTGAATATTTACGAATCTTGCGGATCCAGTCTTGCTGCGTACAACTCGCTTCCACAAATGTGCGGCTAGCTGATATCAGCACATCAGCCGGCTTTTGCGATCAAGGTCATTTTTCTCGCACGTTCAAACGAATCTGCGGCATGACTCCAATGGCGTACAGAAGGATTTTCCGCACAGTTTAATCTCGTCCCATAAGGTTCCTCACATCCAAGACGGTCCACAATGAACATGCTATGTTATGAACTAAATGTCAACTTCATACCGACTGATCGTTTGTCTTGTCCTGATCTTATCTCTTCCTAATTCAGCGCCAACAACAACTGCTGTTGTTTCAGAGGAGCTCGCGAAATTTCTCGATACTTTTGTGCCCGATCTCATGCGGGAAGAGCACATACCGGGAGCTGCCTTTGTGTTTGTCCAGGATGGAAAGGTTGTCTTAAGTAAGGGATTTGGTTATGCAGATCTGGAAGGAAAAAAAACTGTCGATCCCGGCAAAACAATTTTCCCGATCGGTTCGATCAGTAAGGTGTTTACTGCTACAGCGCTAGTTCAGCTAGCGGACCGCAAGAAAATCGACTTGAAAGCGGACGTTAATTTGTATTTAAAAAAACTGAAAGTGCCGAAGACTTAC
Coding sequences within it:
- a CDS encoding helix-turn-helix transcriptional regulator; the encoded protein is AMEAGVHPIYLHRAFRKHYGQSIGEYLRILRIQSCCVQLASTNVRLADISTSAGFCDQGHFSRTFKRICGMTPMAYRRIFRTV